In a genomic window of Pararge aegeria chromosome 7, ilParAegt1.1, whole genome shotgun sequence:
- the LOC120625219 gene encoding androgen-dependent TFPI-regulating protein-like isoform X1, which translates to MEELWKDSNIFYNILCFLITENEKLFDRSDAVLYWRTVFHFFGILHHVYIGLFAKGLNIENNPNPDIRMLYTFGPGYLTGWNFTFQTVFLGLSLIHDVLEWLDKQKSNLGSKIKYWRDVIFCGMVLPFTLFVAGMFWTVYAIDRELVFPKIYDEVVPWWFNHCVHTNITVVLLVETLLQARRHPTNMKLELILYWIVAFSYAIVYYTIYFVTDRWLYQVFGVMNWWQVCLYQVFIWLISYGFYRIQFPINRLFHGADVEPTENDAEKQNNDFVDAGKTYETDSFSTEENGKGVDLNTSLPGESWSLKFRSLKNNIENSRL; encoded by the exons atggagGAATTGTGGAAAgacagtaatatattttataatatcttgTGTTTTTTGATAACggaaaatgaaaaattgtttGATAGAAGTGACGCAGTTTTGTACTGGCGTACAGTGTTtcatttttttggtattttacaTCACGTGTACATTGGGCTATTCGCTAAGGGGTTGAATATTGAGAATAATCCCAACCCGGATATAAGAATGTTGTATACATTCGGCCCTGGTTATTTAACCGGATGGAATTTT ACCTTCCAAACAGTGTTCCTCGGGTTGTCTCTGATCCACGATGTGCTGGAGTGGCTTGACAAGCAGAAGAGCAACCTTGGCAGCAAGATCAAGTATTGGAGGGATGTGATATTCTGCGGCATGGTGTTACCTTTTACATTG TTCGTAGCAGGCATGTTCTGGACGGTGTACGCTATCGACCGCGAGCTGGTCTTCCCGAAGATCTACGACGAAGTAGTGCCGTGGTGGTTCAACCATTGTGTGCACACCAACATCACGGTGGTTCTGTTGGTCGAGACTTTACTCCAGGCTCGAAGGCACCCAACCAATATGAAGCTGGAGTTAATTCTGTACTGGATTGTCGCGTTTTCTTATGCCATCGT GTACTACACCATCTACTTCGTGACTGATCGCTGGTTGTACCAGGTCTTCGGCGTCATGAACTGGTGGCAAGTCTGTCTGTACCAGGTCTTCATTTGGCTAATATCCTACGGCTTCTACAGAATACAGTTCCCAATCAATAGATTGTTCCACGGGGCGGACGTGGAGCCAACCGAAAATGATGCAGAGAAACAAAATAACGATTTTGTTGATGCTGGTAAAACTTACGAAACCGATAGTTTTAGCACTGAGGAAAACGGTAAAGGCGTAGACTTGAATACGTCGCTCCCAGGTGAATCGTGGAGTTTGAAGTTcagaagtttaaagaataacATAGAAAATTCCCGATTGTGA
- the LOC120625219 gene encoding androgen-dependent TFPI-regulating protein-like isoform X2, whose protein sequence is MCDVESQVQSTTKNENFAIKLFVRTIFHFVYFVWFVGVASWGFYIWFTITDDQLKHPILKDLKVLTPFFFTNWNFTFQTVFLGLSLIHDVLEWLDKQKSNLGSKIKYWRDVIFCGMVLPFTLFVAGMFWTVYAIDRELVFPKIYDEVVPWWFNHCVHTNITVVLLVETLLQARRHPTNMKLELILYWIVAFSYAIVYYTIYFVTDRWLYQVFGVMNWWQVCLYQVFIWLISYGFYRIQFPINRLFHGADVEPTENDAEKQNNDFVDAGKTYETDSFSTEENGKGVDLNTSLPGESWSLKFRSLKNNIENSRL, encoded by the exons ATGTGCGACGTTGAAAGTCAAGTGCAGTCAACAACTAAAAATGAAAACTTCgcaataaaactttttgtaCGCACAATTTTCCACTTTGTGTATTTTGTGTGGTTTGTGGGCGTGGCTTCGTGGGGTTTCTATATCTGGTTTACTATAACCGATGATCAGCTGAAGCATCCAATTCTGAAGGATTTGAAGGTTTTGACGCCGTTTTTCTTCACAAATTGgaatttt ACCTTCCAAACAGTGTTCCTCGGGTTGTCTCTGATCCACGATGTGCTGGAGTGGCTTGACAAGCAGAAGAGCAACCTTGGCAGCAAGATCAAGTATTGGAGGGATGTGATATTCTGCGGCATGGTGTTACCTTTTACATTG TTCGTAGCAGGCATGTTCTGGACGGTGTACGCTATCGACCGCGAGCTGGTCTTCCCGAAGATCTACGACGAAGTAGTGCCGTGGTGGTTCAACCATTGTGTGCACACCAACATCACGGTGGTTCTGTTGGTCGAGACTTTACTCCAGGCTCGAAGGCACCCAACCAATATGAAGCTGGAGTTAATTCTGTACTGGATTGTCGCGTTTTCTTATGCCATCGT GTACTACACCATCTACTTCGTGACTGATCGCTGGTTGTACCAGGTCTTCGGCGTCATGAACTGGTGGCAAGTCTGTCTGTACCAGGTCTTCATTTGGCTAATATCCTACGGCTTCTACAGAATACAGTTCCCAATCAATAGATTGTTCCACGGGGCGGACGTGGAGCCAACCGAAAATGATGCAGAGAAACAAAATAACGATTTTGTTGATGCTGGTAAAACTTACGAAACCGATAGTTTTAGCACTGAGGAAAACGGTAAAGGCGTAGACTTGAATACGTCGCTCCCAGGTGAATCGTGGAGTTTGAAGTTcagaagtttaaagaataacATAGAAAATTCCCGATTGTGA